A portion of the Oncorhynchus gorbuscha isolate QuinsamMale2020 ecotype Even-year linkage group LG19, OgorEven_v1.0, whole genome shotgun sequence genome contains these proteins:
- the hspa13 gene encoding heat shock 70 kDa protein 13, whose translation MAGEMSMIGSVILALFLAGYLGQQYLPPPKPKVIGLDLGTTFCSVGVFHPGTGDVEVIGDEEGRKSIPSAVSFTSTEVLAGHEGQNLADSNPENTIYDAKRFIGKIFEQELLEQESARYPFKVINNNGSAEFFVTTNQTFTVTPEFIGSRLLLKMRKMAEHHLGVPIQRAVISVPAEFDERQRNYTIRAANLAGLDILRVINEPTAAAMAYGLHKVDVFNVLVVDLGGGTLDVSLLNKQGGMFLTRAMAGNNKLGGQDFSQRLLQYTMERVRQQYGVPPTLKEDIHHLRQAVEAAKLNLTLQPSADLRVPLHLEPQGDAKQPPQGPTKDPIPVIFQAVITRELFEELNADLFQKILAPVETVLAEGHLGKEEVDEIVLVGGSTRIPRIRKLISEYFGKEPNTSVDPDLAVVTGVAIQAGIMGGSWPLQVSAIEIPNRHLRKTIFN comes from the exons ATGGCTGGGGAAATGTCTATGATCG GATCGGTCATTCTGGCTTTATTTCTGGCTGGCTATCTGGGCCAGCAGTATCTGCCTCCACCGAAACCCAAAGTGATCGGCCTAGATCTGGGGACCACTTTCTGCTCCGTAGGAGTATTCCACCCGGGTACCGGGGATGTGGAGGTGATAGGGGATGAGGAGGGGCGGAAGAGCATTCCGAGTGCGGTGTCGTTCACATCTACCGAAGTCCTCGCCGGTCACGAGGGTCAGAATCTGGCCGACAGCAATCCTGAGAACACCATCTATGATGCCAAGCGGTTTATTGGAAAGATATTCGAACAAGAGCTCCTTGAGCAGGAAAGTGCTCGTTATCCATTCAAG GTGATAAACAACAATGGCAGTGCAGAGTTCTTTGTCACCACCAACCAGACGTTCACAGTTACTCCTGAATTCATTGGTTCTCGGCTGCTGCTGAAGATGAGGAAGATGGCGGAGCATCACCTGGGTGTCCCCATTCAGAGGGCTGTTATCTCTGTCCCGGCTGAGTttgatgagagacagaggaactaCACCATCAGGGCTGCCAACCTGGCTG GACTGGACATCCTGCGTGTGATCAATGAGCCCACAGCTGCAGCGATGGCGTATGGGTTACACAAGGTGGACGTGTTCAACGTGCTGGTGGTAGATCTGGGAGGAGGAACGCTGGACGTCTCTCTGCTCAACAAACAGGGGGGCATGTTCCTCACCAGAGCCATGGCAG GTAACAACAAGCTGGGGGGGCAGGACTTCAGCCAGAGGCTGCTCCAGTACACCATGGAGAGGGTTCGCCAGCAGTACGGCGTTCCCCCCACCCTCAAAGAGGACATCCACCACCTCCGCCAGGCTGTGGAGGCAGCCAAGCTCAACCTCACCCTGCAGCCCAGCGCCGACCTCAGGGTACCCCTGCACCTGGAGCCCCAAGGAGACGCCAAGCAACCACCACAGGGGCCCACCAAGGACCCAATCCCAGTCATCTTCCAAGCAGTCATCACCCGTGAGCTGTTTGAAGAGTTGAACGCCGACCTCTTCCAGAAGATTCTGGCGCCTGTAGAGACAGTGCTGGCTGAGGGCCACCTGGggaaggaggaggtggatgagATAGTTCTGGTGGGAGGCTCCACCCGCATCCCTAGGATCAGGAAGCTGATCAGTGAGTACTTTGGGAAGGAGCCCAACACCTCAGTGGACCCAGACTTGGCAGTGGTGACTGGGGTGGCCATCCAGGCTGGCATCATGGGGGGCTCCTGGCCCCTACAGGTCAGCGCTATAGAGATCCCCAACAGACACCTCCGCAAGACCATCTTCAATTGA